In Gammaproteobacteria bacterium, one DNA window encodes the following:
- the cas2e gene encoding type I-E CRISPR-associated endoribonuclease Cas2, whose translation MIVVIVQAVPPRLRGHLRRYLTEVAAGVYVGELSARVRDRLWSRVINACADGRAILVRSANNEQGYLFDLVGHSDREIVDLDGFQITRLLDNRNA comes from the coding sequence TTGATAGTAGTAATCGTCCAAGCCGTGCCGCCGCGCCTTCGCGGCCACCTGCGACGGTATCTAACAGAAGTTGCAGCCGGTGTCTACGTAGGCGAGCTGTCCGCTCGGGTTCGGGACCGCCTCTGGTCGCGGGTGATCAACGCCTGTGCCGACGGCCGGGCCATCCTCGTGCGTTCGGCAAACAACGAACAAGGGTACCTATTTGATCTCGTCGGGCACTCCGATAGAGAGATTGTTGACTTGGATGGTTTCCAAATCACGAGGCTCCTTGACAACAGAAACGCTTGA